Within the Microcebus murinus isolate Inina chromosome 16, M.murinus_Inina_mat1.0, whole genome shotgun sequence genome, the region tgtaccagctctgtgaccttaagcaaatcatttaaccttctgtgcctcaatttcctcatctgtgcaaaTGGTGATGCTAGCTCCTACTTAGAGCTCCATAAGTATtgatcattatcattattaatcGGTGGGGGCCAGGGCAAAAGACACAGGTGGACTCACCATACATCTTGCCTTCATCGGACAGGATGATTTTCCGGCGGCCACAGGGTGGGTAGATGGCCAGGGCCTCCTGGAAGCTCTGCTCAATGTCTGGGCTCCAGACACCTTCTGCATCCGGGCCCCCATCTCCTCCAGCCCCCTCGCTGCCTCCGGTACCCTCCTCACTGCCTTCCTCACTGCCTGTCCAGCCGCTGCCATCGTCCAGGGGGGCCCCAACCCGGGGTTCCCCCATCTGGGCCTGGAGGAACACAGAGCTCAGCAAGCTTCCCCCAGCCCCCCTGGAGGAACCTGAATCTTGAGGGCTAGGGGTCCCGACTGCTGGGTTCTGGAGGAGAAAGGAGCTGGATTTCTGGAAAAGCTTAGGGTGCGAGTGTTCTCTGAGTTTGTAAAAGAATTGGATCTTGACGAGTTGTGAATACCCAGAGCAATGCCTAGGGCCCATGAGGGCTAAACCTTTGGGTATGGGTTCCTGGTTTGGGAGAAGATGGAAGTCAGGAGCTAGTTTGCAGAGAAGGAGGGTGTGAGTGTAACCATCCGAGTCCCAACCCAGGAACAGGTGCTAAGATGTGAGTAGCAGCTgctagaaaagaaggaagaggggacAAGCCCAAGTAAGGCTGACAGGAGATCTAGAAAGAAGGAAACCAAGATCCAGAGAGAACCGGACAGAGACCAGAGAGACAAGGATATAGAGACCCAGAAAGAGAGATAGGGACTCGGACAGAAGGGCACAGAGGccgggagagagagaaagagagacccaAAGAGAGGACCACAGAGACCTAGAAagaaggggacagagacccagaaagAGGGGGAGAGACTCAGGGCAGAAACTGAGGAGGAGACCAGGAAAGACCCACAGAACCACaagctggggggcaggggcgtCCAGCCATCAGGCGAGCCAGAACAAAGGGCCCAggcgtcccctcccccagcttcccATAACCCCCAtcaggggaggggctggccagCAGGGCGACTCCCCTCGGGCCCCcggtccctcccctcccctcccatctcctccccgcccctctcctcccctccccctgcgcCGTGGGCTCAGAGCCAACTCAAGTTCCCAGTGACTTTCCGGAGGCCAAGAACAGGGAAAACTTTTCCCAACACAGTCAGATCCCGCCTCCCTGGAGGCTCCATGTCTTCTACAGCTTTCCCAGGACCCCAGCGTCCAGGGTCCCCATGCCTCTCCTCTCTCAGACCCTGGCAGACAAAGACCCCAGCCGGAGCCCGGTGGCGCCGCGGCGCTCAGGACCCCCGTAGGCCAAAATCCCAGCCCAACCCTCCCCCATGTGGCCAGACAAAGGGATGGTGGAGCCGAGTAAGAAAGGTCCCCTAATTTCCCGCCCCAGCCCCATACCCCTAAAGAGACAAGACTGAAGATCCAGAAAGCCCTAAAGCGCTCCCTCGGCTACCTCGGAGGCCTTCCCTTCTCCATAAGGAGGACCCGAAGCCCACAGATCGCACGGGGCCCCTCTCACTCCCAGCTGACACTGCCCCAGACGCTCGCACGCCCCCACAGCCCGCCGGGGTCCTCAGCCTCGCCCGACCCGCGCGCCACACGCACAGACGCGGCCCACCCACAAACACCCTGACTCGGGCGAAAGTTCCAGCTCCGCACTGAGGCTCGGACACGAGCGCAAACTCGGGGCGCCGGGCAGAAAGAGCGCGGCGAGCTGGTCCCACGACACACACCTCACCTCATAGCGAGGAACTTCCCACCCAACTCACACACCCCAGAGCGGGTCCCCGGCTCCCGCCGGCGCCTTCCTACCTCccggcctggggctggggagccgcggcgggcggggcgcggcCAGGGACAAAGTTGCCGGGAGCTTTGTTTGGGAAAGTGGGAGGGACCGCAGGGGGCGGGCCCAGGCGGCGGACGGTGGAGAGGGGACCCGGCCGTGACAGCTGGGGGAGGATCTTGCCTCGAGAGAGGTGAAGTCTATCGGGGGCGGGTGGGAACTCGGGGTTCGGATGCCTGGGTCCCTGGGTGAGGAGGAGATTGGGGTTGGGACTCCGGGCCTGAGGGGAGAGGCTGAGGGGACGGGTCCGAGAGAGGAGACGGGAGCCGGGACTCGGGTCCGAGAGAGGAGACGGGAGCTGGGACTCGGGTCCGAGGGGGGAGACGGGAGCCGGGACTCGGGTCTGAGGGGGGAGACGGGAGCCGGGACTCGGGTCCGAGGGGGGAGACGGGAGCCGGGACTCGGGTCTGAGGGGGAGACGGGAGCCGGGACTCGGGTCTGAGGGGGGAGACGGGTGCCCGGACTCGGGTCTGAGGGGGGAGCCGGGACTCGGGTCCGAGGGGGAGACGGGTGCCGGGACTCGGGTCCGAGGGGGGAGACGGGAGCCGGGACTCGGGTCCGAGGGGGGAGACGGGAGCCGGGACTCGGGTCCGAGGGGGGAGACGGGAGCCGGGACTCGGGTCCGAGGGGGGAGACGGGAGCCGGGACTCGGGTCCGAGGGGGGAGACGGGAGCCGGGACTCGGGTCCGAGGGGGGAGACGGGAGCCGGGACTCGGGTCCGAGGGGGAGACGGGAGCCGGGACTCGGGTCCGAGGGGGGAGACGGGAGCCGGGACTCGGGTCCGAGGGGGGAGACGGGAGCCGGGACTCGGGTCCGAGGGGGGAGACGGGAGCCGGGACTCGGGTCCGAGGGGGGAGACGGGAGCCGGGACTCGGGTCCGAGGGGGGAGACGGGAGCCGGGACTCGGGTCCGAGGGGGGAGACGGGAGCCGGGACTCGGGTCCGAGGGGGGAGACGGGAGCCGGGACTCGGGTCCGAGGGGGGAGACGGGAGCCGGGACTCGGGCCTGAGGGGGGAGACGGGAGCCGGGACTCGGGTCTGAGGGGGAGACGGGAGCCGGGACTCGGGTACGAGGGGGGAGACGGGAGCCGGGACTCGGGCCTGAGGGGGGAGACGGGAGCCGGGACtcgggtctgagggaggaggggctgaagACGTGGCCCCCAGTCTGAGGGGCGAGGGCTCGGGGCCGGGACTCCTGTCTAcccccagtgtgtgtgtgtgttggggccgTGGAAGTGACACCAACACAAAATCTTTACTGTTCAGCCCCAAGTACATTTTTGAGGATTGGGGTACGGGGAAGCATTTTGACTGACTCCTGTGACAACACGGTTTCCTTTGGCCTCGAGGCCGTAGTTGGCAGTCGTGGTGAAGCCCCCGAGAGTTTGTTGGAGGCTCACGGAGGCGGAGACGCCCGCGGCCACACGCACTAGTGGACTGGAGGGGCCGATGTCCCGGGAccaggagagagtctgggtgccTGAGGAGAGGCGGATTGGGGCCCGGTTCCTTAAGGTCGAAAGGGCTGGGTGCTCAAACTCGCGAGACTAGGCGGGCTGGGGTCCACACTTGGGGTCCTGAGGGAGACGGGAGCCCTAATTCCAGGTTCCTGTAGGACTGGACTTAGGGTTTCGGGAGAGAGTGGGGCTTTTTAGTGGAACCGGAGCGGGAGAACGGAGGGAACGGGAACGGGACACGGAGAATGGCTCAgagatataaaattaaagagCGAGAGAACTAAAACGACTGCTCAGACTCCATCGTCCCcgagcagagggaggaaggaaaccgAGGGCGCTCCGGGCAAGATATGGGGCACAGAGGCGTGGCCCAGGTGCAGGGGCGTGGCTCGTCAAGGGGCGTGGCCGTCTTCGATTGGTGCGGGGATCAGACAAGGGCCCCAGCAGGGTCGCTGGCTCCCTGGCTGAGGTCAACCTACAGGGGCGTGGTCTGACAATGTGGGCGTGGCCAGGGGAAGGAGCAGGCGGCTCTGGCTCAAGAGGTGTGGTTAACGAAGAATGAGGGGCGTGGCTCCTCCCCAGGGGCGTGGCCATGGAGTAAAGACTAGGGTGAGGTAAGCAGATGGAGGCGTGGTCAGTCGTGGGGGCGTGGCTAGGGCTCGCGGAGCTCATCCAACGCTCCAGGTATCCAGCCTGGGCTCGAGCCCAGAACTGTTTGGATTTAACAGTCCGTGGATCGCCGGAGTCTGGGAGTCCAGTGACCGAGCTGTGGTCTAGTATAAGGGCGAGGCCCAGAAGAAGGGGCGGGACGTGGGAGAAGGTGAGGAATGAGATCCAAGTATAAACGTTGGCGAAAGTGAGGAATGAGATCAGTGTATGAGGAGGGATGCAGAAGAGTCCGCCCTGGGAGGAGGGGGTAGGATAGAGggtaggagaagaagaaaaagggagtgggggaaatgggagTGATGTGGGGAGTTGCCTGGACTGGGGACACAGCATGAGCAAGGAGCAGGAGAAGGGTGTCTTGGTGGGGGCGTGGCCACTGCGGGGAATGAGCCTCGTCTGGGCAGGGGCTCTAACCCCTACCCTTGCCACAGCCTCCCCGCTCGCCCCGCAATGTGGCAACCGCTggtcttgctgctgctgctcccctCTGCCCTGGTGTCCCCCTCCACTGCAGCCCCTATCCGCTATGCTGACGCCCAGGAGAGCTCCTTGGGTCTTCTAGGCCTCCAGAACCTACTCCAAAGCTTCAGCCGACTTTTCCTGAAAGTAAGCGATGGCCAGAGTTGGTGGGGAAGAAGAGGTACAGAGAAGAGATTCAGGGAGACGTAGGAGGAGATGGGTTGGGGCCAGACAGGGACAAAGAGGCAGAAATGGagtcagagggagagagacagggcgACAGGGAGACTAGGAGATAGAAGACAGGGAAGGTAACAGGCaaggagagagggaaatgggACAGAGATAAGAGAGTGTAGAAAAataagaggagagagggaggaggacagagacaATGGGACAGAAGTGGGGCAGGAGTAGTAAGGCAATGGGATGGGGAATAGAAACAGAATGGGAGGTATAGGCCAGAAGTCAGGACCTAAGTATCAAaggacagagagggaaggggaagggtgggACATGGGGCAAGACCTCAAGGGTATCCTGGCAGTGCTGCAAGTGTATTCAGGTTACCTGAGGTCCAGCAGTCACCAGTCCCTCTTCCAACCCCAGGATGACCTGTTTCGGGGCATGGACAGCTTCTTCTCTGCCCCCATGGACTTCCGGGGCCTCCCCAGGAACTACCACCAAGAGGAGAACCAGGAGCGCCGGCTGGGTAACAACACCCTCTCCAGCCACCTCCAGATTGACAAGGTGCCTATGCAGGATCGCCCCTGCTGGAGTCTCCCCATGACCCCTGATCCCTCATGCTACTAAACATGTCCAAAGGGAAGGAGGATGGAGGGGGAAACTGGATTTGATCTCACTGTGTCATCCAATCCTCACAGGTGACGGACAACAAGACAGGAGAAGTGCTGATCTCCGAGAAGGTGGTGGCATCCATCCAGCCAGCAGAGGGAAGCTTGGAGGGTGACTGGAAGGTTTGGACAGGCCCCACCCTCAAAGTGTCCAGGCCCCCAAATTTTCTGCAGTTTAGGAGGAGAGGATGAGGAGTtgaccctccccctccctccttctgtgTAGAACTTCctccttctgggcctcagttttgtcatttcTCAAAAGGGACAAACCAACTCTGAGAAATGAGGTTTACAACCTCAGAATACATCCCCAACTGTTTAGTAAACCCCAGAGGGTTTTGTGAGTGCCAAAGTGTTTTATAAACCCAGAAGTGCTTTCAATTTCAATTGCTTGGTAAGCTTCAGCCTCATAAACCTCAAGTAAGTACTCTGCAAACCTCAgataactttgttttttctttgaggctgggtctcactctgtcacccaggctagagtgcaatggcatcgttatagctcactgcaaccttacactcctgggctcaatcgatcctcctgcctcagcctccccagtagctgggactacaggtgtgaaccaccacgctgTCCCAGGGTATTTTTTAATCTATCCCAAAGTGCTTGGTAAACCTCTCCCTTATAAActtcaaaatgtgatttttaatttcaaagtgctTTATGAACTCCAAATCCTTTGGGTATCTCACCTTTTATAAACTAATGAGTGATTCTAATCACAAAGCGCTTTGCaaaaatcaaagtatttttattcctaaaaagttttaagaatcCCATAGTTCTTGGTAAATCTATATGGTTCCCACACACCTAATACCctctcagttttttattttaaaaatttcaaacctaCTGAAAAGTATGGGTTTTTTAAGCAATACAATGAAAATGCCTGTATTCTCTTTTCCTTAGACCACAgcttctcaaccttggcaccaCTGGCTGGCATTTGGAGTTGGATAATCCTTTGTTGTGGAAGCTgacctgtgcactgtaggatgtttggcagtatccttggcctctacccactagacaGAAGTAGCATCCCCACCCTCACCAGTCGTGACaccccaaaatgtctccagacttcAGTTGAGAACCCTTGGCCTAGATTCACCTCTTGTTAACACTTTACCAGATGTCatctatttttacttgtttatttctaAACCATATGACAGTAAATTGCTGTCATCATCACACTTTACCCCTAAATACTTGAGTGGAATCTCCTAAGAATAAATATAGTCCCAGCTGGACAccatggcttacacctgtaatcccagcatgttaggaggccaaggcggaaggatcccttgaggccaggagttcaagaccagcctgggcaacatagcagtaccctatctctacaaaaaaaaaaaaaattttttttgttttcattagttaagcatggtggcatgtgcctaaactcccagctactcaggaggctgaagcaggagaatttcttgagcccaggagtttaagcttgcagtgagctatgatgatgccactgcattctagcctaggtgacagagagagaccctgtctcataaatatataataataatatattttcccacAAGACCACAGTACCATTTAACATCCAAGAAAATGTTGCTATCAAACTGTTATTACTGCATTAGTtcgctagggctgccataacaaactactacaaactgggtggcttaaacaacagaagtttgttGTGTCACAGTTCCGGAAGCTATGTGTTcaggatcaaggtgtcagcaagacTGGTTCCTTGAAGAGCTGAGGGAGAATCTGTATGTTCTgtgcctctctcctggcttcgGGTGGGTGCTGGCCATCTTTGGTGGTCTTTGGTTGTAGAAGTGTCCCCTGATCTCTGCTTTCATCCTCACATGGCATCCTCCCTGTGTGCATTTccatgtccaaatttcccctttgcataaggacaccagttacaTTGGATTAGGACCCAGCCTAACGACCACATCTTAACTAATTaaatctgcaatgaccctatttccaaataaggtcacaatcTGAAGTATTAGAAGTCAggacttcaaaatatgaatttagggaggacacaattcaacccataatctCCTATAGGGCTTCTCACACTTTGATTTATTAGAAGGCAGACcctaattcagtaggtctgggtggaGTGGGACCCACTAATTTTCTGCCTAACAGCCCACACTTTGAATAGCAAGGACAGAATAGACATTCGGTCCATGTCCAAATTTCCTCCCTTGACTCAAAGCTGTCCTTGaaagctgattttatttttgatccAGGATTCAATCAAGGATAACACATTGCATTTATGGCCATGATTCTTTAATGAACCCAAGAGCTTTTAGTCCCAAAGTGCTTTGTGCATTTCAAACTGCTGCTTTCTAAACCTCAGAGAGTATTTAATCCTAAAGTGCTTTGTAATCCCAACAGGCATTATAAACCCTGAAGTGCTCTGTTATACCTCCCTTTGAGACCTCCCAAAACATATTCTCAATCCCAAAGCATTCCATAAACCTGGGAATATTTTTAACCTAAAAGTGTAAACCCCAGAGAGGGCTTTCTAATGCCCAAAGCGCCCTGTCAGCTGCAAAGTGGGTTGAATAAGCCAGTGGGGGCTTAGCATCCTGGGGTTGCTGTTTGGAGTGAGAAAGGGTCTCCTTGTTCCTCCTCCCAGGTACCCAAGATGGAAGAAAAGGAGGCCTTGCTGCCCCTGCGGAAGGCCATGGACAGCTTGCACCCAGAGCCCCATCCCCGGGTGGCTTTCTGGATCATGAAGCTGCCACGGCGGAAACCCCACCATGATGCCCCAGAGGGCAGCCACTGGCTCAGTGAGAAGCGACACCGCCTGCAGGCCATCAGGGATGGGCTCCGCGAGGGCACGCGTGAGGACAGTGAAGAGGGGACACAGGGCTCCTCCCACGTCAAGCTGCCCGCCCGCAAGACCCACTTCCTGTATATCTTCAGACCCTCCCAGCAGCTATAGGGATGGGGACCGGGGAGCACCTACATGTACCCCCCTCAGACTCCACCCCAAGTACCATATGGAAATAAAGTTTTTTCATATGTCTAGCAACACCATCTCCTTTCAGGACCTGTCCCCAGGCTGATCCCCCCAACCCTAGCCCTGAGCGTGACATCAGGCTATGCTAGTTCTTGCCTAAGTCTCCAGGCCGGGTTTTCTCATTCAGACTCTGTCTGTCTTCTACTGAGCAACCCTGTCACCTCCAGCCCCATCTTCCACTCCATCGCCAACCCTGTCACCTTCAGCCCCATCTTCCACTCCATCGCCAACCCTGTCACCTTCAGCCCCATCTTCCACTCCATCGCCAACCCTGTCACCTCCAGCCCTGTCTGCCTTCTCAGCCCCCAACTCTTTCCCTCCAGTTCTGTCTGTCCACTTGGTTCCTGTATTAGTTCTTATTACTGCATGTGCTTATATGTTTGTGTCCAAAtctcctcctcttataaggacaataGTCAGATCATATTAGGGCCCATCCATAAGACCTCATTTTAATTAAGTGGTCTCTTTAAAGACCTGAtgtctgggctgggcacagtggctcacgcctgtaatcctaacactctgggaggccgaggccagcagattgctcgaggtcaggagttcaaaaccagcctgagcaagagcaagaccccgtctctactataaatagaaagaaattaattggccaactaatatatatagaaaaaattagccgggcatggtggcacatgcctgtagtcccagctactcgagaggctgaggcagtaggattgcttgagcccaggagtttgaggttgctgtgagctaggctgacgccatggcactcactctagcctgggcaacaaagcgagactttgtctcagagaaaaaaaaaaaaaaaaaaaaaaaagaccttatgTCTGAACACAGTtacattctgaggcactgggagTTAGAGCTTCAATACGCAAATTTTAGGGGAGACACAACATAACAGAAAATATTCTTACAAATTGCATTTATTCGTTTTTATGCATGTATCTTTAAGTTATGTCAGTGGTATTACATATCCATATGTCATTCTGAAggggctttttttccccagtttcaGCTTTCAGATCCATCCATGTAGTGTTGATGTGTCCAATATCATCCAATCCATTGCTGTGTAAAACTCCATGGTTGACCACATGTAACCACTCTACTCTCTCAGTGGTGCACACCTAAGTAGTCTCTGATTTCCTGCCATTACAAATGCTATAATAAAGATCAGCATATGTGTCCCTTtatggggcagagggcagggaggagggattTGGGGAGCTGTAACCAGTAATAGAATTGCGAGGTTGCGGTGTATACATCTACCTGTCTTGATTAAATGCAATGCCCTGATCAGCCTATTCCCTGTAAGAATTCACAAGGATTCCATAAACCTTAACCACACCTGGAGGCTTGGGTGGTTTCCTATTGTGTTAATTCAGCTACGctaaaactacatttcccagaattccttTCCCTGCACTGGTTTAGTTAGCACTGGCTGCAGCAGACATTTGCGTTAGGATTTGGAAGGCAGAAATGAAGCAGTGGCCAGGCTTATACGTGGAAGTTTGGGGTACAGTGGGGTACAGTTGCAGCTCATGCCTGTTGTCACGGAGCTGTGGCTCACCTTGCTGGCCAAGATAGTCAGCAGTGGAGCCCACGAGACCTCCTCTGACTCGAAATCCTGAGACCATTTTGTGTGGAGACCTGAAGTATGCTAGCTTTTCTACCTGAATGGTTCAAGTGGGTGACTTGGAGGCAGCGAGAGACTGGCACAGGTTACAGTTCATCATCACAAGTTTTAACACATCCTCAAGGTTCCTGTTTGTCCTTGAGCTCCCCAGCTTCATGTCCATCTTCTCTTCCCCAAGGCCAGCCCCGCACCAGACACAGAGCCAACAGACTTACACAGATGTGTTCAAGCAGCTCCAACAATTACATGGGTTTAATCCACAGAGTAAATCGAAAGGACCACATGTAGAATGATTCCAATtaatgaaatgtccaaaataggctgtcaaaagacaaaattataatacAGCAAATTCAAAGATCTTGATTGGCTTTTATATGCAATTCTACAATTGGGCAACACCTCATTTATCAGATAGGGTAGTGTTCCAATAAGATGGACAGACAGGTTGGTTTCATAGAGAAGGGCtgaggaaaacagaaacagaaaacaaaaaacgaTGGAttgtttcaaagttactttaCTTGAAAAGGTTAAAAAGAGGAGACTTCTTTATCTTGCTAGATAAAACTGGCCTGTTTGGAGATTTGGCTATattatctgtctgtctgtctgtctgtctgtctctctcttgatTTCTCATAAGGTAAGATAAACAACTTAGTTTTGGCTTGATGACATGGAACTTTAGTATGAGGAACTATATTTTTGTTTGGTCTTTTGGACCTAGTACAGTAGCCCAGTCCAAATCAATGGcctcttataaattttatttaacaaggcAAATCTAtgtagacagaaagtagattagtagttacgTAGGACTGGGAGGAAAGGAAGATTGAGGTAGGGGTGATGGCTAAGGGATGTGGGGTTTTGTTTGGGGGTgatgaaagtgttctaaaattaactgtggtgatgattgcacgactctgtgaatatactttaaatgattgaattatacactttaaatgggtgaattgtgtgGCGTGTGAATTATAACTCACTAAAGCTGTTAAACGCAACAGCTGTTAAAGCAGTTTAATTCATTATATAACTCATAATGGTTCTGATTCTCTGATCAAACCCTACATGGCATAGCATAACTCAGCTTGTTGATGTCTGCCAATCTAATAAGGGTAGGTTCCTGTTGCTTTAATTAGAATTTATCTGGTTACTAATCTCTCAAGCTCCTCATCACATGTTTGTTAGTCTTTTggattttctcttctataaattgcctgtttttctaaaaatcctttcctatttttctgttgGGGTTGctatgtgtttttgttgttgttgttgttgttgttatggttGATCTCTAGGAGTCTGCAGCCTAGTCTTTAATCCCTTGTTGATTTTAggtattgcaaatatcttctcccacttCATCATCTCTTATTACCTTGGCCCAGAGAAATCCTTACTGCTGATGTACTCCAATTAATTTTTTGATTTGTGGTTCATccacttgatatttttaaaagaagtcctTAATACTcgcctacattttcttttattaactatGAGGTTTTACTCTTTGCATTTAAGACTTTATTAGCAGCTGGTATCCATCTTCCATTTATTGTGTTATGAGGTGGATAGGGTGTGCTCAGGGTCTTTAAAGGTGTAACTGGGCATTAACCCAATTAGAGAGGAAGAAGGCAGTAAAGGAGGAGGACTGATGACCCCGCTCCCTCCTAGGCCTAACTTCCTCCAAGAAAATCCCACAGGCCCCTCTGCAATCACCACATCTTAGACTAATGTCAGCAACTTCCTCCTAGCAGCTTCACACATCTGGGTGAGAGCCCCAACTTCTACTCAGTTACCCAGGGGTCTGATGTTCCTTAGTGTTACTGGGATTGTGTTATTGGGGGGAAAGTGTTCATTCATAACACAGCATTTATTagttcaacaaataaatatttattgaaccctCAACACTGTCCTAGGCAGTGGGGAttaagcagtgaacaaaacaaagccccAGCCTCATGGAGCTTGGTGGtggaaaaagacaataaatatgtTTCAAGCAAATGCTGTGAAGAATAAAGCAATGCGAGGCAGAAAGGAAATTCTAAGCAGACAGGACCTATAAAGATGAGGTGGTCAAGGAAGGCCACTCTGACACATGAAGAAGCTGAGATGAGATAATAGAGCAAATCCTTTCTGGGGGAAATTTAGAGGAAGAGATTTTCAGGCTGAGGTAATAGCaaatgcaaaggtcctgaggttgGAAATGGCTTGGCTTGATCAAAAACCAAGAGGCCAGGGTGGACAGAGCACAGTTACTGATGGAGATAAACAGGGGATAAGATCGTGAAAgtagaggtgggtggaggagggcaGATCATGTAGGGTCTTGGGGCCACAATGAAgacttttttatgttatttttcttgcaATGAGAAGTGATCTAAGTGTTATAACTAAGGAAGTAACATAAACCTATTTACTCATCAAAAAGATTATCCAGACTTTTTGTTTGCCACTATGATGGAGTAGCTAGTAGCTAACTATCTCTCCCACCAAAAATAACTATAGGTGACCAATACAGCCAGAAACTGGAATCACGATTCCAGAGAGAAGAGAAGTGTAATGAAGTGAGCCATACTGCATGCAATTTCCCTCAGGGAATTTGCCAACTCCCAAGCTGTGCTTATACTGGGTGAACACAGAAATCAGGCAAAAACCAAGAAATGAAGCAGAAAGTTGCTGCCAAAAGAGTAAAGAGCTAAGAAGAGAATTCAATAGTCTCACAGACCTGGGGAAATAGGAACTGGAATTCATGGCCTGCCAAGGAGGAGAGACCTGGTAAACACCTCAAGCTTTCAGATAACAGCAGGAGAAAGCTACATTCTAGAAGTAGGGGCAAATCAAAAACAGACCAGGCTCACTGGATCAAGATGATCTGGCCTGtgcgggcgtggtggttcacgcctgtaatcctagcactctgggaggccgaggcgggaggatcatttgagctcaggagttcgagaccaccagcctaagcaagagcgagaccccgctctactaaaaatagaaagaaattagctggacaactaaaaatatatagaaaatattagccaggcatggtggcacatgcctgtagtcctagctactcaggaggctgaggcaggaagatcacttgagcccaggagtttgaggttgctgtgagctgggctgacgccacggcactctagctggggcaacaggagTGACacgctatctcaaaaaaaaaaaaaaaaaaaagatgatctgTCCACACTATAGCTGCATGACAGAAGAAAACTAAATCTTTCTTAAAGCAAGATCATACCACccaggaaatataattttaaatatattataatattcatattttatctaaaaatcaCTAGTCTGGCCAGGAAATAAGACCAAATGActaaaaaccaagagaaaaaacaTACAATAGGAGTAtgtaggccgggctcggtggctcacacctgtaa harbors:
- the DKKL1 gene encoding dickkopf-like protein 1 translates to MWQPLVLLLLLPSALVSPSTAAPIRYADAQESSLGLLGLQNLLQSFSRLFLKDDLFRGMDSFFSAPMDFRGLPRNYHQEENQERRLGNNTLSSHLQIDKVTDNKTGEVLISEKVVASIQPAEGSLEGDWKVPKMEEKEALLPLRKAMDSLHPEPHPRVAFWIMKLPRRKPHHDAPEGSHWLSEKRHRLQAIRDGLREGTREDSEEGTQGSSHVKLPARKTHFLYIFRPSQQL